Within bacterium, the genomic segment TTTTTCTCGCATTAATGTTGAAAAATAGAGCGAGTTTTTCATCCCAACGGGGTGGCGTATGATTTGAGATTTCCCCCCAGAGTTCTATGAATTCTTCGGAAGACTCAAGGTACCCCCCTTCCATGGATAGCGAATATCCGAACCGAAGTGATATCCTCTGCACTTGGATGTAAAAGCCCGTCCAGAAAGAATGGCCGATAAGAACAACATCATCCTCATAGAACGCAAGGAAATATCTGTCGAATATTCCCCGCACATTCCATTTCAGATTTCTGTCTCTCGTCTCAATGAGCAACGTTCTGATGATTGCGTCTTTTTCCTCCGTGGAAAATAGCATAAAACCTCCTTTGTTATATAAAGAAACTTTTCTGCCCTGAATCTACAATAAAAACGAGGTAAAAGCAAAACCCGCCTTTCGGCGGGTTTTGCAAAAAATCTAAAGAAATATTAGAGCTTGAGGTCTTCCATTACTTGGTCAACCGTCTTTGAAGCGCTCATTACGGGAGCTTCGCGCTTTCCTCCTTCCGGTTCGTTGATTTTGAGGTTAACGCGGGCATTGTTTTTCATGCCAACGACTCTCAAAAGGGTTCGGATGGCTTTGGCGGTATTTCCGCTTCTGCCGATAACCTTGCCCATATCCTCCGGTCCGACGTCGAGTGTCAAAAGAACACCCATTTCATCAACCTTGCGGTTGATTTTCACCGCGTCCGGATTATCAACGAGAGCCTTTATGACATACTCAAGAAACTGTGCGTCTCGTTCCATGCTAGTTCAGAAAAATTAACTTATGTTCAGAATTCGACCGTTTTACAAACCACGCGGGACAATAAAATCACCCGCGGTATTGCTGTTTTCAGAGTAGCAATTTTTGAGATGGACGTCAAAAAGACATCCACAAAGAAAGAAACCAAAAGAAAAAGAGGCCTATTTCGCGGCCCCTTCTTTGGTTTCTTCTTTTTCTTCTTTGGGAGTTTCCGCGGGGGCCTCGGCAGGAGCTTCAGCTTTAGGAGCGGCTTCTTCGGCTTTCGCTTCTTCTTTAAGAATCGGGCTTTTCTTGGGAAGAACGTTTATCTTTTTGCCTTTTACGATTTTGAGGTCAACAAGCATATTGTGGACCGTACCCGACATTTGAGCGCCTTTTGAAATCCAGTGTGTGATGCGTTCCGTTTTGAAATCATTTGAGGGGCGGCGCATATCGTGTGAGCCCAAGATTTCAAGGAAACGTCCGCTTTTTGTGGAGTTTTTTGAATCAGTCAAAACGAGCCGAAAAACCGGTTCGTGCTTGCGTCCAACTCTCTGCAATCTGATTTTTAACATGAAGGGTATATTAACAGAAGAATACATGACGGTCAACAAGGACAAAATGGCGAGACAACCGCATGTTTGCTATAGTGTCTAAGTATTACATCTATGAAACACAAATCAGGCAAGAGCGAAACGGAAGCGCGAATAGTGGGACAGATAAGCATCAATAGTAAAGGTGTCGGATTCGTCTCATTTCCCGGGCTCTCGGAAGACGTCGAAATACCCGAGAGTTCCCTTAAAACAGCTCTCAATAAAGACACGGTGGAAGTGCTCCTCCATCCCGCTTTTGCAAAAAAACGCAGAAGCGGAGAAGTCATAAAAATCGTAGCGCGGGCAAAAACCCGCTTTGTCGGCATAGTCAAAAAACAAAATGACTTATGGATTCTTGTGCCCGATGACAGACGAGTCTACCGTGACATCATCATCTCCGAAAAAGATTCTCCACTTACGGAAGGGGTCAAAGTCGTGGTTGAAATGACCGAGTGGCGACACCACAAAGAAAATCCGCAGGGAAAAGTTGTTGCCGTGCTCGGCGCCCCCGGAGAACACAACGTGGAGATGGAATCCATTGTCCTTGAAAAAGGCTTTGACCTGCGTTTTCCGAAGGAAGTTGAGGAAGCCGCGGAACAGGTAAAAAAAGACACATATCCCATACGCCCCGAGGAATTGGCGAAACGCCGTGACATCCGGGAAATTACGACATTCACAATCGACCCCGCCGATGCCAAGGACTTTGACGACGCCCTCTCATTCCGCACAATTGGCGACAATCTTTATGAAATCGGAGTGCATATCGCCGACGTGTCCCACTACGTAACCGAGGGAAGCGCCATAGACAAAGAAGCAAAAAAACGCGGCACATCCATTTATCTTGTGGACCGCACAGTGCCTATGTTGCCCCCCGTACTTTCAAACGACCTGTGCAGTCTAAACCCCAATGAAGACAAGTGTTCTTTTTCGGCCATCTTTGAAATGACCGGAGAAGGAAAGGTACAAAAACGCTGGTTCGGAAAAACAGTTATGAATTCCGACAAACGTTTTGACTACGAAGAGGCCCAGGGAATTATTGAGAAAGGCGGAATATTTGAAAATGAGCTTCGCACATTGAATGCCATAGCAAAAAAACTTACGGAAAAAAGATTCAGAGAAGGTTCGATTGATTTTGAAACTGTTGAAGTTAAATTCAAACTCGATGAAAACGGTGTTCCGTTGAGCGTGTACAAAAAACCTCGTTTGGATACCAACCGTCTCATTGAGGAATTCATGCTGCTTGCAAACCGCGAGGTCGCGGAATTCATGTACCGCGCTCAAAAATCGCAAGGAAACAAGATCGGCTCTTTTATTTTCCGCATTCACGATGTGCCGGACAAAGAAAGAATCGAATCGCTTGCGGTGTTCGCACGGGCGCTCGGATACGTACTTCCCATCAAAAACGGGAAGGTGACATCAAAAGATATGAATGCGCTCCTCAAAAAAATAGAAGGAAAAACGGAAGAGTCTTTGATAAGCACCGCCGCTGTCCGCTCGATGGCCAAGGCGGTATATTCCACCAAAAATATCGGCCATTTCGGACTGGCGTTCAATTACTACACGCACTTCACCTCCCCTATCCGCCGCTATCCTGACCTTATCGTTCACCGCCTTCTCGAACAATATCTTCAGAACAAAGCAATTCCCCTCAATGAATACGCCAAATACGAAAAGATAGCCGAGGAGGCGTCGGCACGGGAAAAAAGCGCGGCGGAAGCGGAGCGTGATTCCGTCAAATACAAGCAGGTTGAGTATATGACTAAATTTGTCGGCAAAGACTTTAAGGGAATCATTTCCGGCGTAACCGAATGGGGCATCTACATTGAGGAAATGGAGACCCGTTCCGAAGGGATGGCGAAATTGCGCGATATGAATGACGATTTCTATACTCTCGACGAAAAAACATATTCTCTTGTCGGAAGAAGAACAGGAAAACGGTTTAGCCTGGGCGAAGAGGTGTCCTTCCGCGTTGCGGGCACCGACCTTGAAAAGAAAACGATTGATTACAGACTCTTATAAGTTGTGCTAGACAAAAAAGAGCCGCTGTAAGAAATTACAGCGGCTCCGGAGTATAGCATTACCATTGCAAAGTGAGTGTGGCTTTTCCTGCCACCGTTTCATTGTCGCCAACAGCAACGGAACCGCCGGCTTGCAATGAATCGTTGAAACGCATGGCGAATCCGAGACCGCCCGCTTGACCATCCCGAAGAAAACCACCGCTTAAAGAGGTGGCGAATTTTTTGTCGAAATCGACATGAGGAACATCAAGCGCGGCAACAGTCGCGAGACCTTTCTCGAGTTTCTCCGAGTCGTAATCCTGACCGGGAGTCCCTTGGGGACCCTGTATGCTTTGGCCGTCCTTGCCGTCCTTTCCGTCGGCACCCTGGACAATAATGACCGTCTTTTGGTCATGGTTGTTGTGCCCGTAATTTTTGTCGTTGTGACTGTTTTTGTTTTCATGGGAATTGTAGTGCGAATTCCCCCCTTTGAAATTTCCGCCCGGCGCAGAATTGCCGCCGGCAAATGCGGGATTCCCGACACACAACGCGACTGCAAGAGCAAAAGCGAAAACAACGGATACCTTCTTCATACCTTCCCCCTTTTTGGTATTGGTTTTTTCAATCGTGCGAATGCCTCCTTCATCCGACACGCGGTAAGCGACTCCTGTCGCATGTGAATGTACAAAAAGCTTCCTGCTATTGATAGCATAGTAAGTGTCTTTGTCAATAAAATCGCGGAGATTCTATTTCGCTACCACGACCGCCTCGTCGAATTTTACCGAAAGGAGTTTTGACATTCCTCCGGAATCCATTGTCACGCCATAGAGAACGCCGGCACGAGACATTGTCTCGCGGTTATGCGTGATTAAAATCAGCTGGCTTTTCTTTGAAAGATTTTCAATCATATCGCCGTATTTTCTCGAGTTCGCTTCGTCAAGTGCGGCATCGGTCTCGTCGAGAATGACAAAAGGTGGCGGATTAACCTGAGAAACGGCAAAAAGAAGGGCGATTGAGGTAAGCGCGCGCTCCCCGCCCGAGAGCATCATAAGACCTTTGATTTTCTTCCGCGGAAGAGAAACGGAAATTTCTATTCCTTCCTCAATTTCTTCTTCCACGGACATTGAGGATTCTTCGTCCTCGGACAATATGATATCGGTATCGGATCGTTTTCGTTTTTTCTCTTCGACAACGGAAAGCGAGGCGGTGCCTCCGCCAAACATCAAAGTGAAAAAATCTTTAAACTGATGATTGATCCGGGAAACGCCGTCTTTGAATTCCACATTCAATTTTTCTTCCAATTCTTCAATAAGCGTTTTGAGGTCCATCGCGGACTTTTCCAAGTCCGTTAATTCCCGCGCCAAAAATTCATCGCGCTCGCTTGTCTCTTTGAATTCTTTCAGCGTTTCCTCACCTCCTCCGCCCATGTCTTCAAGGCGAATTTTCAGTTTTTCGATTGCACGACGCCTGTCTTCCTGGATATCGCGCGGTTCTTCCATCACCGTCTTTGCGGCGATTTCTTTCCCGTCTTCGTCCTTTAAAACAAAGGTCTTGTATTCCAGGATGGCGGCACCGATAAGCACTCCCGCTTCGGTAAGTTCGCGTTTAAAATCCTCATCCGCGCGTCGAAACGTCATTTCATCGTTTGAAACCATTGTAAGCTCGGAGCGCACCTCTCTTTCTTGGGCCATTATCCTGAACACTTCTTTCTCCGCATCGCGGCTCGTATCTTTTTCTTTTTCGATTCCTTCTTTGAGTATTCGGTATTCTTTTTCAAACCCTTCTTCGTTATTTTTCAGAGAAACAATTCGTTTTTCTATTTCCCTTTTCTTGTCATTAAGCAATTCGATTTCCTTTTGCGAATCGGAAACAATGGGAGATACCGTTTGCCTGTGCGAAGAAATAAAATCACGGACGGAATGGAGAATAGTTTTAATGATTTCCCTCAGAGAAGCGGGGTCCGAGGAAGCCGTTTCCGCCTTCGATTCAAGGTCTCCCGCAAGTACTTCAACGTCGCGCAGCGAAACGCTTCCCTCTCCTTTCTCACGTTCAATGGTTTTTTGTCTCTCAATAACACGCTCGTTGGAAGCAATTTCCCCTTCTATACGGCCAAGGTCGCGCGTGAGGGCATCTTTTTCTTCCCGGGTTTTCTTTATATTTTGTTCAAGCGAAAAAATGCGTTCGGTTTTTTCGTCCCGCGAGTGCGAGCCTTCGAGAATTTTCTTGGCTTTCACGAGTTCCCCTTCAAGCCGTTTCAAATCGTTTTCCGGCCCGCGGCGTCTGTCTTCAAGTTCTTTTCTGGTTATTGAGAGATATGTGTGCTCGCGGTTGAGGTAGCGCAAGTAGAGCACGCGCAATTCTTCCTTCGTTGAACGTGCTTTCTCGATTTTTTCAATTTGTTTTTTCAGAAAACGCAGATGTGGGGCAATTTCCCTTCGCAGGGATTCTACGGATTTTATATTTTCCTGCGTTTTTTCAAGTTTTCGTTCGCTTTCAAGCCGTTTATATTGATAGATTTTAAGTCCCAAAGCGTCCTCTATCATCTCTTTACGCTCTTTGGGATTCGTATTTAAAATTTTGTCAGCTTCGCCTTGGGAAATAATGTGGTGGCCCGATGCGCCAATGTGAGCGGAGGCAAGCAGCTCCAAAATATCCTTTAGGCGCACACGGCTGCCGTTTAGAAAATATTCGTTTACGGAATCACGGTAGACGGTGCGTTCAAGAATAACCTCTTCAAAATCAATCGGAAGAGCCCGCCCTCGATTATCAAACGTCACCTTAACCGAAGCACGGCTTGCTCTTGGCACGGTTTGAGAGCCGTTCCAAATAAGGTCTTCACCCCGTTTGCCGCGCATTGATTTGATGGACTGTTCGCCCAATACAAACCGAAATGCCTCGGCGATATTTGATTTCCCCGAGCCGTTTGGGCCTACAATAGCCGTTATCGGTGAAGAAAATTCAAGAGAATCTTTTTTTCCGAACGATTTGAAACCGGAAATTTCGAGGTTTTTCAAATACATGTTTACCATCTTAACACGTTTACTTATCTGGCTAAAAATGGTTGACTGGATGACAGATAGAAGCACTCTCAAAACAAAAAGGAGGCGATATTTATGGCTATTATATCGTTGGTACTCAGTACGCTTATGTTCGTCAGTCCACTTGTAGAAAACAGACCCAAGCACCTTCTCGTCAAAGAGAGACAAGAGATTGGGTACAAACTGGTAGTCTCAGAACCTTTTCAGTCTGGAATGAAAAATGTATGGTGCATTAAATTTATTCTTGCAGGAGAAAAAAACGAGACAGGTGAGGTGGGCGTATACGAAAAGGTCAAGAACGGTACGGGAGAAGTAAGTGTTTTTAAAGCGTTGAGTACTCAAGAAATAGAGCAGTACACGCGGGTAGCCTTTTATAGCGAAAAGGAAACACGTGAGTCGATTATAGAATCGATTAACGGCGGGAAAATTTTTATTACAGCCGTTCACCTTGTCTATATTGAGAATGGTAAAGAGGCGCTTCTGTACATTGCGCACACAAACTAAAAAGACCCTCATATATTTTATTGTTGAGGGTCTTTTTCTATTTCCAGCCGCTTTTTTGGAGAGCGTTCTTGGCAGCCTCCTGCTCGGCGATTTGTTTTGAGCTTCCTTCGCCAGAAGCAATCATGGTTTCATTTAAAAATACTCCGACGACAAACTGTTTGTCGTGGTCCGGGCCGGTTTCTCTCAATATTTGATATGCCGGCGTAATTCCTTTTTGTTCCTGGGCGCGTTCCTGGAATAAGCTTTTCGCGTCAATAAGAGCGCCACTTTCAATAATTGCGTCAATCAAAGGCCTGACGTGTTTGAGGACAAACATTTTTGCCGACTCGTAACCTTGGTCAAGATATATCGCACCGATAATCGCTTCAACCGCGTTTGCGATAATGAACTGCCGCGCGCGTCCAACGTCTTTCGCTTCTCCCTTGGATAACAAAAGGAAATCATTGATTCCGACATCGATACCGACTTGGGAGAGACTGTTTGCATTTACAAGCGCCGCTCTGTAAGCGGTAAGGTCGCCCTCGGTCTTCTCCGGATACTCTTCAAAAAGATAATGGGTGATAGCGAGCTCAAGCACCGCGTCACCCAAAAACTCGAGGCGTTCGTTATGGGCCAAGGAAAGGTCGCGGTGCTCGTTGATGAAGGAACGGTGAATAAAGGCCTGCTTGAGAAGGTCCTTGTTTTTAAAGGTTATTCCTATTTTTTGTTCAAAATTTGAAAAATCCGTCATTTGTTCTATTTCTTCTGCTGTGGATGCTTTTGCAAGAGTATGTTAATCGCTTTTGTGACCAATGGCAAGATGTCGTTGTAAAAATTGAGTGTGATAATGTCGCTCAGTTTAAACCACTTTACGTCATCAAGGCCCCCCTCTTTCATAAGTTTTACATCGTCAAAAGGAGACGACGCAAGAAAATATACGACTTGTTTTTTTATTTTACCCTTTTCCGGGTCAAAGGTCGTGTATGAATTTTCACCCAATTTTTCTTCCGGAGAGATGGTAAGGCCGATTTCCTCTTTGATAACGCGTACAACACCCTCCTCTTCCGATTCTTTCTCGTTGAGGTGACCTTTGGAGAGGGTCCAGTACCCGAATACGTCATGCACAAGCGCGAGGTAAATTTGTTTCTTTTCAACGGCATAGACAATGGCACCCGCGAGCCGTTCCACCGGCAATTGGCTGTCAGGCACATCGGGTGAAAACTTTTTACGTTTGGAAATCTCGTCTTTCCCCGGTTCCCCCATTTCTTTGTACACGGCGCCAAGTACCCCGTTTATAAATTTTCCGCTCGTTTCTCCTCCAAACGTTTTCGCCAGTTCAATCGCTTCGTTAATGGCGACTTTGGGTGGCACTTCTTTTCTGTCCGAGAAAAGCAATTCCGAAAGTCCGATGCGTAAAATATTCCGGTCGATGATTGAGATACGGTCAATCGGCCAGTCGGGAGCGGCTTTCTCGATAATGCGGTCAAGGTCCTTTGACTTCTTGATAACCGTGTCCAGGAGTCCCTCCATAAACGAAAAATCTCCCATGCCGGGAGCAAATTCCTCTACATTCCTCTTAAGGATTTCTTTGACCTCACTGCTATTTTTGGACGCAAAATCCCACTCGAATAGGGTTTGCATCACAATTGATCGTGAAAGGTGCCGATTAGCCATATTTTACAACGTGCATATGTAACTTCTCATCCTCAATCTTATCAAAAAACAAAACCTGCTACAAACTTCTTTTATTGCCTGGCACAACGAGAGGGTTCCGCCTCTTATTTCTTCTCCGTTTCTTTTTTCTCTTCGGTCTTTTTAAGTTTTTTGGCCTTTTTTTCTATAGCCGCGGACACGTTAACAATTTTCCTGCCGCGGTATTCTCCACAATTTTTACATACGGTGTGGCGTGATACGGGAGATTTGCAATTCGGGCATATAGACAAAGCCTCCGCCTTAAGGGCGTGGTGAGAACGGCGGTTCGCCGTGTGGGATCTCGTGTGTCGCATTCGTACAACCATATCTGGGCAAGTATAAAACATTTTAAAGAAAAAGCAAGAAAAAACCCGCAACATTGCGTTGCGGGTTTTTGAAAAACTTAAGGAAGATTATCCGTTGCAGCATGCCTGCATACCAAAGAATCCTCTGAACGTTTTCACAAAAGGAATGTTCTTGTGAGAACGAACCATCGTGAGACGATCAAAAGAAAGGAACTTCCGGTAAGAAGGCTTTAATCTTTGGATGATTGGAAGTGACAAGGTGAGAAACGCCTTATGCGTAGGAAAAAGATTTTCCATCGCGAAACACAGCGGTACCCACTCAGGCGCTTTCCATTCTTCCTTCCGCACCTTCCCCCCGACTGATTCGGTGAAGGTTCGCATTTCCTTTCTCAAAAACAATTCTCTGCCTGTAGCGTCAACGAAAAAAATCTTCTGCGAGTAACCAAACATTGTACCAATGTCTTGAAGCTGCTCGCATTCGTTCGGTTTAAGCGTGACGCCAATTTTTTCTCTGCATGCGCGACACAGGGTTGATACGGGTTCCTCACCCGACAATTGCCTGCTTCCCGGAAGACGAAACATCCACTTCCCTGACCCCCTTCTTGCCGAATACGCAAGAATGTAGGGTATCTCGTTCACTTCTTTGCTAATGATGCCCAGAGCATAATGTTCGCTTCTGTAGCCCACTATCTTTCGAATTGAAGAGCGATACGGAAAAAGTGAACTGCGTTTTTCCATAGATATCACCATCCTTTTTGTTTTTCGGTTGTAAAGAACTTTACACTGACAAACTGGGCAAACAATAACAAAAATTGGGTAGTTTGTCAATTATCTGTTCACACAGTTTTTGGCTTATTACAAAGAAAAAGCCCCGTTCACTTGAAAGTGAACGGGGCGGAAGCGGGTTTTGCTTACTCTTACGAGGAGGCAAAACAATTGCAAGTGAGGCGGCGGAAGAAGGCGATAGTTACAAGAAAACCGAGAAAAACAATCGCCGCAACCAACAACAGGCCTCCCGCAGTCATGCCTGGAGGCAACAGAGACAGCGTACAGGCCGTATCACATCCCCCAGGACCGGCTTTGTGGAGAATTCCTGTCAGATTCCCCCACTGGTGCACAATTGCCGGCCACAGCGTTCTGAGAATCTGCCAGAATATATACACATAGGCAAACAGTACAACTAAAAAGATACCGTAGGCGGTTTTATCCAAACCCTTTTCCGTCTTAGTCATTTCTCCTCCTTTTTGTTTGAAAGAACCTATATTTACTTTTCTTAATCATAACAAAAAAAAGAGGTTCTGTCAAATAAAAACCCGCGCCTTTCGCAAAGCGCGGGTTAAGATGTTCTTACAGTTCATCCAGTCTGTTATTTAAAAAAAGGTACAAAAACCTACCGACCGCATAGGCACACGTGAGACAGAAGCCCAATAGCGAAAGGAGTCCTACCCCCATCATCAAACCTTCAGCGGTTGCTAGGTTAACTCCCCAACCGCGCGACACGTTAATTGAAAACGTGATATGGGTTCCAAAAAGCCGGCTCAGGCAGAAATAGGAACCCCAGAGAAACAAAATGACAACAACCAGGCACAGAGAGACGAAAATATTCTGTATAAACCTGATACGCTGTCTTTCTGCCCATTCTTTGTCGTCCAGTATATATTTGGTTATCACACAACCCTCCTTTTTGAATTTTTAAAATACGGGAATCTGGTGAAAATTATCAACATAAAAATCTTTCTGTCAAATAATATTTTTTAGAAAACTTCTTCGGTGCAATAAAGAAGGTCCGTGTTTTTTGATGCGCTTTATGTGAAGAGAAGTTCCATAACCTTTATGGATTTCGAAAGAGTAATTCGGGTATAGTTTTGCATAACGCACCATCCTGCGGTCGCGCAGGACTTTCGCGATAATTGATGCAAGACTGATAATCGGTTCTTTTTCGTCTCCTCCGATAATCGTTTTTTGAAAAGAAAATGATGGGGGCGCTTTCAGGCTTCCATCAAGAAGCACAAGTGAGCGTTTTGGATTAACTTTTAATCGTTTCAGAAGACGTGCAATGCATAACCTCACTGCCTTTGCTATCCCTTTTTTGTCTATGGTAACCGATGATGAAAAAGACACACTGTATAAAATTTTTTGTTTTTTGAGTTTAGAGAACCATTCTTCCCGTTTGGCCAAAGAAAGCGCCTTTGAGTTGCGGATATGTTTAAAAAAGGCTTTGGGAAATCCGACAGGAACAACAACCGCTCCCACGGAAACAGGACCGGCAAGCGGTCCTCTTCCTGCTTCGTCGATACCGACAATATATTGGATTTCTTTTCTCATACGCCCATCGTATCACGAACCCGCCGACGGTCTGATATAATTTCCTCAATGTCATCTTTCGTCCATCTCCACACGCACAGCCATTACAGCCTTCTCACCGGTTTGCCCAAGATTAAAAACCTTGTTTCGGAGACAAAAAAGCTTGGGATGGATGCCATCGCCCTGACGGATAACGGAAACCTATACGGAGCGGTTGAGTTTTACAAGGAATGCAAAAAAGCGGGAATAAAACCGATTATCGGAGTTGACACCTACGTTGCGGCGAGAAGCCGTCACGACAAGGAAGCAACTCTGGATTCGGTGCGGACACGCATCGTGCTTCTTGCAAAAAATCTTACCGGATACAAAAATCTTCTTAAACTCGTCACTCTTTCCTACCTTGAAGGTTTTTATTACAAGCCTCGTCTCGACAGAGAATTGATGGAGCGGTATGCGGAAGGCCTTATCTGCATTTCTCCTTCTTTCAGAGGAGATATCGCTCTTTCCGCAATTTCAAAAAATTTCGACAAAGCCAAGAAAAGCGCGGCATGGCATATAAAAACATTCGGAAAAGAAAACTTTTTTATAGAAATCACTCACCATCCTGAGATTGATGGGCACGCGGAAAAAATGAAATTTCTTCAGATATTCGCGAAAGAATTGGGTATACCCCTCGTGGCCGCCCACGATGTTTATTACCTCAAAGCTCAGGATAAAAAAGTGCGTGATACGATGATGTCGATTCAGATGAATAAGGAAACGCACTTCAACGATGTTGAAGATTTTTCCCTTATCGATTCCGATACCGCGGCAC encodes:
- a CDS encoding KH domain-containing protein, which produces MERDAQFLEYVIKALVDNPDAVKINRKVDEMGVLLTLDVGPEDMGKVIGRSGNTAKAIRTLLRVVGMKNNARVNLKINEPEGGKREAPVMSASKTVDQVMEDLKL
- the rpsP gene encoding 30S ribosomal protein S16, producing MLKIRLQRVGRKHEPVFRLVLTDSKNSTKSGRFLEILGSHDMRRPSNDFKTERITHWISKGAQMSGTVHNMLVDLKIVKGKKINVLPKKSPILKEEAKAEEAAPKAEAPAEAPAETPKEEKEETKEGAAK
- the rnr gene encoding ribonuclease R; translation: MKHKSGKSETEARIVGQISINSKGVGFVSFPGLSEDVEIPESSLKTALNKDTVEVLLHPAFAKKRRSGEVIKIVARAKTRFVGIVKKQNDLWILVPDDRRVYRDIIISEKDSPLTEGVKVVVEMTEWRHHKENPQGKVVAVLGAPGEHNVEMESIVLEKGFDLRFPKEVEEAAEQVKKDTYPIRPEELAKRRDIREITTFTIDPADAKDFDDALSFRTIGDNLYEIGVHIADVSHYVTEGSAIDKEAKKRGTSIYLVDRTVPMLPPVLSNDLCSLNPNEDKCSFSAIFEMTGEGKVQKRWFGKTVMNSDKRFDYEEAQGIIEKGGIFENELRTLNAIAKKLTEKRFREGSIDFETVEVKFKLDENGVPLSVYKKPRLDTNRLIEEFMLLANREVAEFMYRAQKSQGNKIGSFIFRIHDVPDKERIESLAVFARALGYVLPIKNGKVTSKDMNALLKKIEGKTEESLISTAAVRSMAKAVYSTKNIGHFGLAFNYYTHFTSPIRRYPDLIVHRLLEQYLQNKAIPLNEYAKYEKIAEEASAREKSAAEAERDSVKYKQVEYMTKFVGKDFKGIISGVTEWGIYIEEMETRSEGMAKLRDMNDDFYTLDEKTYSLVGRRTGKRFSLGEEVSFRVAGTDLEKKTIDYRLL
- a CDS encoding YadA-like family protein; this encodes MSDEGGIRTIEKTNTKKGEGMKKVSVVFAFALAVALCVGNPAFAGGNSAPGGNFKGGNSHYNSHENKNSHNDKNYGHNNHDQKTVIIVQGADGKDGKDGQSIQGPQGTPGQDYDSEKLEKGLATVAALDVPHVDFDKKFATSLSGGFLRDGQAGGLGFAMRFNDSLQAGGSVAVGDNETVAGKATLTLQW
- a CDS encoding AAA family ATPase, producing MYLKNLEISGFKSFGKKDSLEFSSPITAIVGPNGSGKSNIAEAFRFVLGEQSIKSMRGKRGEDLIWNGSQTVPRASRASVKVTFDNRGRALPIDFEEVILERTVYRDSVNEYFLNGSRVRLKDILELLASAHIGASGHHIISQGEADKILNTNPKERKEMIEDALGLKIYQYKRLESERKLEKTQENIKSVESLRREIAPHLRFLKKQIEKIEKARSTKEELRVLYLRYLNREHTYLSITRKELEDRRRGPENDLKRLEGELVKAKKILEGSHSRDEKTERIFSLEQNIKKTREEKDALTRDLGRIEGEIASNERVIERQKTIEREKGEGSVSLRDVEVLAGDLESKAETASSDPASLREIIKTILHSVRDFISSHRQTVSPIVSDSQKEIELLNDKKREIEKRIVSLKNNEEGFEKEYRILKEGIEKEKDTSRDAEKEVFRIMAQEREVRSELTMVSNDEMTFRRADEDFKRELTEAGVLIGAAILEYKTFVLKDEDGKEIAAKTVMEEPRDIQEDRRRAIEKLKIRLEDMGGGGEETLKEFKETSERDEFLARELTDLEKSAMDLKTLIEELEEKLNVEFKDGVSRINHQFKDFFTLMFGGGTASLSVVEEKKRKRSDTDIILSEDEESSMSVEEEIEEGIEISVSLPRKKIKGLMMLSGGERALTSIALLFAVSQVNPPPFVILDETDAALDEANSRKYGDMIENLSKKSQLILITHNRETMSRAGVLYGVTMDSGGMSKLLSVKFDEAVVVAK
- the rnc gene encoding ribonuclease III, with amino-acid sequence MTDFSNFEQKIGITFKNKDLLKQAFIHRSFINEHRDLSLAHNERLEFLGDAVLELAITHYLFEEYPEKTEGDLTAYRAALVNANSLSQVGIDVGINDFLLLSKGEAKDVGRARQFIIANAVEAIIGAIYLDQGYESAKMFVLKHVRPLIDAIIESGALIDAKSLFQERAQEQKGITPAYQILRETGPDHDKQFVVGVFLNETMIASGEGSSKQIAEQEAAKNALQKSGWK
- the nusB gene encoding transcription antitermination factor NusB, producing MANRHLSRSIVMQTLFEWDFASKNSSEVKEILKRNVEEFAPGMGDFSFMEGLLDTVIKKSKDLDRIIEKAAPDWPIDRISIIDRNILRIGLSELLFSDRKEVPPKVAINEAIELAKTFGGETSGKFINGVLGAVYKEMGEPGKDEISKRKKFSPDVPDSQLPVERLAGAIVYAVEKKQIYLALVHDVFGYWTLSKGHLNEKESEEEGVVRVIKEEIGLTISPEEKLGENSYTTFDPEKGKIKKQVVYFLASSPFDDVKLMKEGGLDDVKWFKLSDIITLNFYNDILPLVTKAINILLQKHPQQKK
- the rpmF gene encoding 50S ribosomal protein L32, which codes for MRHTRSHTANRRSHHALKAEALSICPNCKSPVSRHTVCKNCGEYRGRKIVNVSAAIEKKAKKLKKTEEKKETEKK
- a CDS encoding ribonuclease HII, producing the protein MRKEIQYIVGIDEAGRGPLAGPVSVGAVVVPVGFPKAFFKHIRNSKALSLAKREEWFSKLKKQKILYSVSFSSSVTIDKKGIAKAVRLCIARLLKRLKVNPKRSLVLLDGSLKAPPSFSFQKTIIGGDEKEPIISLASIIAKVLRDRRMVRYAKLYPNYSFEIHKGYGTSLHIKRIKKHGPSLLHRRSFLKNII